TGTATTGGTGAGGTAAATAAGCCTTTCGATCAATCCTCTGTAAGAAGAAGGATTGCAGAGAGGATTCTCACTGGGATGAAGATAAAGTGTGTAAAGAAAAAGCTTGTGAAATTTCTTTACCCATGatgaaaagaaagagagaaatgaaAAAGAGATAACGAAAGAAAGAACAAACAGAAAAGGAGTGTGTAGCAAAGGTCTTCAAAAGAAGAACTCTGATATCATCTCAAGAAACTGCTTTATGTTCCAAACTTGGTAAACTATATTGCGGCACTTGCAAAGACATAAACCGAATGTCTATTGTGAAggagaaaagaaacaaaagggAAGAGAAGAATGACACCACATATCATGAAAAAAGAAGATAGAAAACCAAAAACAAAGCTATGTATGTTACATTATGATAGACTTTAACAtgttctataaaagaaatagaaacaGAAATTGCACTACAAAGTAAAACAGAAATTGCACTTAGGTGCGTGGCACGCTAAGCGCGATAAACATTAACTTTCTGTAGAATTTTGACATAACTTGTGATtactttttgtttcttttttttgtcaattttgCTTCTATTAATTTAGAGCCTTGATATTCTCACTGGTAATGATAAAATGTTGAGTATATTTACAATTCTAGTTTGTTTTTCTGATTGAGACAGCGGCTTGACCAACTCCAATTATACAGAGCTGAATGACTTATATGCGAAGTATAAAGAGGAAGGTTTGTATTGTATTAGACCCTCTACggtttcttttcttgtttttcatttcTAAATGTAACTATCATAAAATAGCCTTCGGATAAGTTATCTATGAATAAATATTATCTGAATAATGATGAATGGAAAATATGTTTTCTCTCTTAGTGAGATGCCTATCTTCATGTGAGATGTTTTAGGTTTTTTCTCAAGTTTCTTGTGTAGTCATCCTTATGTAACCATCACATTTTGCATATCCTTCCCACAAAAGGTCATGGTTAACAAGGATATTGAGGGTGCGACCACACATTATAGGCTTCAGGAATGAATGAAATGAAGGTTAGAGGGAGATCCATAATGAACAACAGGAGGGGACTGGTGTTAAATGGTCCTTGTGTCTGGTCGGGAGGTTCCTAACGGATAAACCCATAAGAGCACACATAAGGATCTCTATAATAGATGTCTGCAAAGTCTTCAAAGCTTGCTTAGAAGAATAGGAGCTTCCCAATGTTGTTCTAATAACCTCTAAATTCGAGGGAAGTGGCTAAGATTCAAATTTTGGGTTGACATTGACAAATGTAGAACACAAATGGAGATTTACAGGGAGAGAAGATATGATTGGGGACATAAACAGAACAAGGAAAGGAGAGTAAAGTTGAGCGATCTCCTTGCCAAGGAAGGATGCTTTTTGAAGGCAAAGGACAAAGAAATAGGTAGAAACAAAAGAAGTTGTCCAAGTCAGGGGATGATAATGGAGTCCTAATAGACTCTCAAGTAGGCATGAGTCAAATTGTTAAAAACTACTTTGGGAATATATGAGTGTCCAACAAGTAGGTTGCATCAATTATCCCATAGAGTAGGTTAGGTGAGCCAAGTCACAATTAAAGAATTCAATTCCAAGCAGGACAATTATTAAGAGGGAGATTATTGCAAGGTGCATCAATTGTCCCGTGACAAAGACCAAGTGGAGCAAGTCACAATCGATTCAAATTGTGGTGTTTGGGTTACTACGCCCTAAGTAGAAAAATTTGCATTCTAACTATTAACTATAGTTTTTAAACTAATGGTATTGCAAGAAACAAACGTATGAAGCTTGTTAGGAATTCAAGTATGAATTGGAAGTTTCAAATTAGATAGAAATGAGCAAGATGAGCATTATATAAGGACAAAGAGTCACAAACTCATTGCCTTAAAGGTTTTAGGTTAGAGGTAGTGTTTTATTCTCTTATATGCGTTTCCTCATGATTCATCAGTGTCAAATCACTCTGGTGTTTCCCCTTGAACAGCCCACAAGTGATATCAAAATCGTTGGTTTGTCTTTTTGATCGACTCAGATAATTATGATATGAAGTGGGTGAGAAATCCTAGGTTTTGTAGATTCCTTGCATTGAAGTTTTTCTGACAGATTTCAAGCAAGCATTTATTGTGGTAAATGGTGATTCAAGTAGCTTTCACTAGAGGGGAGTGTACCAACGTTGAAGGTGGAGGAAATTGTTAAGAATTCACACAGTTATTGTTTGTTGATTACAATTGTATGTTTTTCAAGGAAAATGAGATGAAAAGGTTTTAGGATAGACCATTAACATCGCAAAATAGGAGATTTCTATAGTGCTAACACAAGCATGAAAAGTATACACACCATTAACACTATTCTTGGAGTGTCATAGTCTTTAGGCACAAGAAAGTACTTGGGCTTGTCATCTATGATTGGGAGGATGAAGGTTGTGTTCAGCTTCCTTAAAGACAGGGCGTGGAAGAAGGTTAATTACTGGGTGGGAAAGCTTTTATCCAAAGCAGAAAAAGAGATTCTTGTGAAGTCTGTGGCCTAAGCAATCTTGGATTGCTGCATGAGCACTTTTTTGCTACCAACATTGTTATTCGAAAGATACATAAGACGATTAACTCTTTTTCTTGTGATAAAATAATACAGAGGAATGAGTTTCCAACATATTGACAACTTTAATCTAGCCCTGCTGGGGAAGAAAGGTTGGAAATTATCTTCTGGACATCAAGAGTTCTCAAAGCTAAATACGTACCCAAAAGGGGTCTTCTTGGAGGTACCTTAGCGTTAGGCCATAATCCAAACTTTATTTGGTGTGGCATCCATGCTTCTCAAGTGGTGGTTAGAGGAggtttgaaatggagagttggaAATGGCTCAAGGATAAATGTTTAGAAATTCTTGGCTTGGAGACAAACCAAATCTGTGTAGCTGCTCTCATAGACAGGAAACATAATCGCTAGGACCTGGACTTAGTTTTGAATATGATGGAGCAGCGTCATGTGGAGGAAATTTTAAAGATTCCAGTTTGTGTGGGAGTTGAGATGTGCTTATTTGGATTTTGAGCAGAGATGGAAGATTTTCTGTGGAAGATTTGCTATCAGTAGTTGTAATTGGTGTATTTTTAAACAACGTAAAttgatcaaatacttcatcatGTCTTTGTGCGTAAATTTCCCGCTTGGGAAAACTTGTGTTAGGGAGGAACCCTGTTTTGGGCAATGATTTTGTGATACATTACTCTGATTATCTTTGTTTCTCTTGTcttgtaaatatatttaattaatacaaatgACTGGGTTGTTAAACTTACATAGGCTTGGAGATTCTGGCATTTCCCTGTAACCAATTTGGTGAGCAAGAACCAGAAAGCAATGATAAAATTGTGGATTTTGTCTGCACTCGTTTCAAATCTGAATTCCCCATCTTTGATAAGGTTGGTCCACATGCATGAACTATTATTCTTAAGCACTCAACTCGCCAAAATTGTGTTATGATGTTtccaaataaagaaagaaacCTTCATATATATTTCAGTATTTTCAGACTTGTAGCTAAAGATCTACTTTAAAAATCTAGACTAAATCTATGATCTTTGTCTTCGTTGgctttatattttcttcttccaTCCTAATCCCCCCGTTATGCTTTCTATGGAAAATATTCTCTTAATAATGTTCAATTGCCTCAGGCTATTTTTCCAGTAACTTAAATTCGACATGTTTGACTTGTTAATTGTACAAAAGTATATGATTACTGCTATTCATCTAAATTTTGCTAAGAACCGTGACATGCACTGATATTGTATATCTCTCTCATTCGTCCTTCTGCTAGATTGAAGTGAATGGGGGCAATTCAGCTCCTCTGTATAAATTCTTGAAGTCCGGCAAATGGGGAATTTTTGGTGATGATATTCAGTGGAACTTTGCCAAGTTTGTGGTTGATAAGAAGGGACAAGTAGTGGGTCGCTATTATCCAACGACTTCTCCTCTCAGCCTTGAGGTTAGGACTAAATTCTTCTTCAAATTACTTCATATGTTTTTTGCTGCTTCTATTGTAATTCTCTTGCCATCTTTTAAACTGTAATGCAGAGAGACATCCGTCAACTTCTGGGTATTTCATGAAGGCAACTCGGAAGAGAGTATGTGGCGAATTTCTTGTCTTTCTCAGTTCCTTAACACCTTGTCTCGAGACAATGTTATGCAATAAACATAGACTTGTGTTATATTTAATCTTGTCAACATCATATACCTTGTCATATAATGGCTTCCTCCTTTACTTTCTTGTCTCTTTTAACTTCATTTCTATCATTCTCCCAGCCATAATCCATATTCCTCAGTATTTCTTAGTTATAAATATGTTTCACCTATGAAAGTTtcaattttaatgattttttaactaATGTTTATCTTTTATAAATGCTACATTTTGAATATTACTTTCtaaaaactttaataaaaagtaatagaAGCATAAAGTACAAAATTAACCGTCATAGTAGTTCATTTTACGATTTACATAAATAGTACAAATGACTAAAATGAATGCTAATGTTCAAGTTATGATCATTTTTATTTACACAATGAAAACAGCCTTCAGGGTAAGTTTGtattaatgttttataattatcataacttcaaaataaataacCTAAAATTTCAACTCCCTCGGCATATCCTCACTTAGTGAATAAATTCCTTTTACTAAAATGTGTTTAcaactttttctattttatttttcgttaAGTTGCATAATTAAATAAGCAATGATCACATCTTTCTATAAATACACCAAACACTAGATGCTTTTATGAATAcaaagatattaaaaaattactctATCACTTGATCGATTGCTTTGTAGCTTGTATCCCCAATAATTAATAAACTTGTCATAATTACATCGAAAAAATAAATGATGGTCCATTTAAAAAATCGTCAAAAAGCATAAACAGCATAAAGTGAAATGAaggtaaaaatattttaatttcaatcatACGTATAGATATTTTAATTAGGAGCAGCCACAGTACCTCCAACTCCCTCGAATCTTACAAGCACCCACTCGCCAATCATTATCATAAAGACGATTACGGTTAAGTGGATTAGATTATGCAGAAAGCTGAGTTTCACATTCCTGATGCCATGCTGGAATCCTAAAAGCACATGCTTAAcccttttttataaataatgtgGCGAAAGATTTGTgtctaatatattattattacccGCAACTAGTTGAGACAGATTAATTAGAGAAAAGTAATGAGTTAATGCATTGGAAACTGAACTAGTAAAAAAAAACGTTTGAGCTGAGGTGGCATTGAGGAGCGAGACTGAAATTAACATATCATAATAAGCGGACATCAAAGTGAGATCCTAGATGTGCCATTAATCAGCACAAGCTTTGAAATTGATCTTGGCTTTTTCCCTTTCACTTCACCAAACACCATTTGCACAAGTCAAGAATGTACTTGACCCTCAAATCCATTGGTTACAGCATAGGTTAGCAAGAACTTGTCACCCATAAACGGGGATAGCAAGAGTCACAACGCTCACAAATTCGGTTCATTTACAACAAGAGATTTCTATACAAAACTGCAATGTCTCGTAAAGTAATAAATGTTGTTCACCCACGCGTCAAGTCAATACCAGTGTGTGGATGTGCACTTTTCACCTCTAATGGCCTTGATGAAGCAGGCCACATGCCTGTGGCAGGAGAAGAGTAGTTTTGATTAGGAGCACTGCCTTGAGAAGCTAACTTGTCACTACTCTGAGGCTCGCAACTGCTATCTTTTGTAGCAGTGGTCACTTGTTTGGTCTTTGGCTTAGAGCTTCCATATACAAAACTGCATACTACCACCTGCACCAAGGGAAGTCTCTAATTCTCAATGTTTTGGGGGAAGGTTTGAATCTATAGCACGCAAAGATGCATAAGAACTTAAATCATTATTAGGCTTAAACACATCTCATTCAGAATAACCTTCCAGATGCTGAACTTATTGTTTTAACATATCTTGAAtgagcagcagcagcagcatgCATAAGTACAAGAAAGAGTTTGGGCAGTTATGAATATACCTGCACCGGGCTTGCAGCTATAAGGCTGGCAACACCACCACCAATAATATGACCATCGGGACTAGAAAGGGAAACACTCATGCCACCTGTTCTACTGCGTGGTCCACCTTCTTCAGAAACCAAGTAAGAACCAGACAAGCATAATATTTGAAATCGGCCCTGTAAGcatacaagataaaaaaaatgtttaccaTTGCATCATGACAAGAACAGCAGCCTAATTCACTTTAAACAGTACTCAATCTCATTAGCTATTGCATAAAGCTGAATTTTACGCATTGCAATACCAGAATTGCTATCATCATTTACCCCTTTTCTTGAACAGCACAGAACTACAACTCAATCAACTTGCTACATAATAACTTGTCACCAAGTTAGAACCATGCAGAGGAGATAAAGATGAAAGGATACTTAAGATTTAAAATTTCTAGTAATCGAGGTATACAGTTCAGTTCTTTAACCTCATAAGAAACACTGATGCTAGTAGAAGCTGGCTGGCGCAGAGTGACAGAAGAAACTGTTCCAGTTCCAGTTAAGATGCACAAAGCCCTTGGCCTCTGCTGTGAAAATGAGAACAACTTTGCTACAATGTCCTGAAACAAAGAAAGTAAACAATCAAGCAACATTTAAATTTATGTACGATCATAAATAACAATCTTGAAGATTTCAATGATGAAAAAGCAAATGCATCTATTACTTAAAGGCTGATATTAAAATTAGACGCTTCCACTAAATATCATCAGTTTTATATATAATCAGCAACCACGTTGTGTGATGTAATCTTCAGTATTATGTCATTGACAATCCCAGACTACATGACTATTCAATCCTTCTGTTCTGTGCAGTCGGTGATTGCAATTCACCACCATCCATGAGACTCACATGTCA
The sequence above is a segment of the Phaseolus vulgaris cultivar G19833 chromosome 2, P. vulgaris v2.0, whole genome shotgun sequence genome. Coding sequences within it:
- the LOC137811418 gene encoding probable glutathione peroxidase 8, with translation MTTVSSNDSKSVYDFSVKDAKGDVVDLSTYEGKVLLIINVASKCGLTNSNYTELNDLYAKYKEEGLEILAFPCNQFGEQEPESNDKIVDFVCTRFKSEFPIFDKIEVNGGNSAPLYKFLKSGKWGIFGDDIQWNFAKFVVDKKGQVVGRYYPTTSPLSLERDIRQLLGIS